CAGTGTTTACTAAAGCACACACAGGTGTAAAGACAGATTAAATGAGCACAGGTGCTCCTTCCTGATGTACTGctctcacacagcagcagctctctctgcatctgGTCTCACTTTTAATCCCCTGCCCTGTTTGTACAGAGAGCTTTGAGGGCCTTGAAAGGCACTTGGACTGGAAATGGGCTGATGCTAAAGCAGTCTTTGGTGGTTTACCAACAGAGGGGATGGAGAAAACAGGATCAGTCAAAGGGCTGCAGGACACAAAATGCTtgttaaaaacatttgacatttaaatatcaTCAGCGGAAGactaattaaaaacacatgcaaaatgGCAGTGTATAATGatacacaactgttttcaccCTTGAATATTATTCCATTAATTATTTTGATTACTACTGTTCAGTATGTTATCTACTTTCTCAGTTTTGTAATGCTTAAAATTagagaataaaactgctgtctgtttttattcagtggTTTTACAGCAAAAATTCTTTTTACCtcctgaggaaaaaaagtgtttttcaaaGCTTTGACTCCAATAATTCAGAGGCAGAAGTTTTCTATGATTCACAGCCAGTGTTTTAGTTTGtcagagatgaaaaaataaaattcgAGGCcacttattttttattactcaagcaaatgtttttttttgtgtgtatttccaCTTGTTATATAACATGACTATAAGAGTCTACAGCTGCTTTGTGAGGCCGTACCAGTGTTGTATTCACACAGTGTCTGCAGAGTAAGTAACAATGGGAAAAACACCCTTTATTCTGACTTCAGAGCGTTCATGCATTATTTTGTAACTTATAACTTTGTAGTCAGATCAGGTAAATAGTCAAAATGTATTGTCACTGTTTGTTACCAAGTGAAACCAGATACAAGCAAACTGTGTATGCAGTGGTGCGTTTGCAGCCATTCTGCCCACAGTTTGTTGACATGACGATGAGAGATATCATCGGCATCAGAGAGGATAAACCATCTGGGAGCCATGAATGTCCCCAGTCTTCCAAACTGTGCCAGTCTATCGAGCAAATATTTGAACAAATATTTCATGAGATTGGTGAAAAGTTTGACCCCTATTGGAGGCAGCAGATTAAAGTTATGGTATCactaaagtcattaggattcatcctccaGGGACCCTGAATATCTGCACTGAATTTCATGGTGATCTAACCAATaactgttgagatatttcagtcttgaccaaagtggtggactggcTGACTAACACTGCCTGTTTGGAACCAGCGTGGctgaaaatatattaaaatcaATGCATGTTTTTAATTCCCCGGTTCACCTTCATTCCCTTTATATGAATGAAAAAGCCAGTTCTATTCAGCTTGGTTACAGCACCTGAGCTGTATTGTACTGCATGAATGGAGAGTCAAAAAGGTTATTCAGCGATTGTATCGATCCTCCATGGATCATGTTGTCGCAGTGTGGGCGGACTCGTACAGTTATTAGTCATGACAAAGTGGAATTTCACCTGAgaagtgacctctgaccttcaaATGTGACCCATTCTCAAGCGTGTTTGAccaaaaccatgaaaataaaGGCAATGGGCATCTTATCTTTGTTAAAGGATAACTACATACTGTATCAGCTTAACAAAATGTTTACCTCGGTCACCTTGGTGATAACACTAACCAGCTATGCAAGCAATCACTTATCCCTTGTTtccttaattaattaatttagtaTAACCTTcctttaaaacattaaatgcGTCTTCTATATGGAGAATAACATGCTTAAAACAACACTACGtttttagaaagaaagaaacttgTTTAATATGCTATGACCTGCTGTTTAAAATATCACTCATTAAGTTTCAAATTTCATTAAATTCAGGCTTGTTCAGGGAGTTGTTGCGCCTGTGGTCAATCCCTCAGTATAATTTATAAGCAGGTTCCAATTAAATTttcaagaaaacagaaaagaatcTGCTAAATGTCCAAAAAGATTCAAAGGAGGCTGAAAACCCGTGACCTTGATGAGgactttctctgcctctcctgaGTGTATTTGACagtgagcagtgtgtgtggctTCCTTCATCATTACTTCCTTAAGGCAATGGCAAAAGTTTAAGTCAGTCACCAACAGAGTCAGAGAATAAACTTTGTTTGtcaaaacaatgacagaaaaaacacGCAAATGTTAGCTACTTCCTGTTTTGTTAGTGGAGTCATGCTTTTGGGAGGATGTTACATCAAACAGGTGCAAACTTTTTAACTGTgtccaaaagaaaaacaactagTAGTTTAAATCGCGCCATCTCATTTTTATTCGCGCAGGAGGTAGACACAATATGCAATCCAGTGGAATGTCAATGCCGTGCAACAAAAACCTTTGGGAGGCTTTTAACATTCAGTTGTTGTCTGGACTGTCAGAGTGGTATTGATTCTTTTGTCACTTGTGATTCTGTTGTTTGTGGTCTTGTTGTATTGCGCTGTGTATTGTCAAGTATTTCTGGAAGCACAGCCACACTCTCTACATTCCCTAAATGTCCCCACAACCGCACACATGCATGTTATAACACAATGGTGAACCCTACACCAAATCCTGTTGAAGACATAAATCATTTTAGTTTGTCCTGAATGTGGTTATTACACATTATCTTCTCAATTTTAATCCTTAGTCAGATGTTTCCCTAAATATCATCTGTCAAagtcacacacatacccacagcATATATTTGTCTATATCAACGTGAAAGTGCATTTAATTGATTTCAGCTTTACTTGAATTTCTTTGTAACTTGTGCAATAGTTAATTAAGTCACTTATTTTTCTGTGGCAAACTATTCTTTTGACTTGCAACACtaaacagacaaatacagtGATGCCAACAGCAATTCTGTGAAAAACTGTCAGCTCAGTAGGTGAAAGGTCACACATGATGTTGTGGCCTTTGTTTGCCCTCAGCAGCAGGAAATATTCTCAAGCTCTGTAAGTGTGTTACAGCACatgtgaagacattttcatttccacatgTTTAacctacagtgtgtgtgtttgtgggtgtgtgtgtgtgtatgtacacaggTGCCAGGAGCCCAAGCGTGACCCCATGTGTAGTGGCATGTGAGTCTTTACTGTAGCGGTTATGTAATACTGTCAGTCACGTATGTTAAAGTAGCATCTGTTCAGAACAAGTATTGTGTAGCTGATGTATATTTCCACTTGAGGAGTGATGGCAGTCATAgctgaaaaaacagagagaagagcgCCATCCACAGACACTCGATTTTCatgacataaaaaagaaaaaaacacttcacgTCTGATCAACTGTGGGAAATGAAGTGCAACAATAAAACCTGAATGACTGCAGAGCACCAAagatagagacagaaagagaagtcCAGTCTTCATGTGATGAAATATAAATAGCACAAACTGTTATGAAACAAGTAAATAGGCCAAATGCTCTGCTGAAACGCTCCAGTCTAACAATCTCTGCATCTTACTTCTTTAATATTCCTTTACCCTTTTGATATTTCTTCTCTATCTGAGAGCAAATATGCTAGTGTGGTTTATTCTTTCCTTGATCATCCACTGACCGGTCGAGCTTGTAGCCTCCATCCGGTGGAAAAATCCTTGCGCCTTTGCTTTAACCAAGCTTTGATGTGTGCGGGTGCAACTAATAAGTTGATCCTCTCTGAAGTGTATTAGCTGGAAATTGAACCCTCtgatctttttcttctttaatatAGGCTTGTTGCTTTGCCTTGAAGCAAACGGGGTTTAATAGTATTTGCATTTAATTGACAAAGTTTGGTTTAAAGTGTTTTGAGTGTTAAACAGCTGTGGATATTTAAATGTCAGATACGGGTATTGAATACTACTCAGTCTGTATGTTTTACTCCCAAGTCATCTATGAGTTTAGGAGGTTGGATCCTGTTGTTTCTACATGAAATTACTTTCGTATTTGAACTTGCTGTGTGGCTTTTCTGAGCAGTTATAGAAGAATTGTATGTATTGTCTACTACTGCAGGATtaagctggttagcatgctaacatcagtagaAGAAAATGTTGATGCTAACATTGGCTGTGTAGCGCTAGCAAAACTTACGAATAGCTCCTTTAAAAGTATGAAGaataaacattttacacacatatCCTGTAACATTATGTCAGCGTTTATATCAGCCACCAGAGCCAATTCAAAACATTTACGCAGTTCAGATACATGACACTAACAAATCAAACATGGTTATTCTGGTGAACTCTCTGTTCCTGCTCTAACTTTTGCAATCTGTTCCAAGTGGACTTGGCCCGAGTCCTCTGTCTCTGGTGGCATCATGACTGAAAGGATGAGAGCCACCAGACTCAATAGACAACAAACAATAGAGAGAAGTGACTCTGCTCAtagcacacagagacaaaatgtcagacaagCGCTGAAATATCAGAATCAttgtaataaacacacacagggactgATGCTGTTTAATGAAAAAAGGGTGTAGTCCTCATCTGTCAAATTCAGCTACTGTGACGCAAACATGACAGGATATTATTGAATTAGGTCAAATCAAATTCATTTAGTCAGTTCCTTTCATTTAGTCATGTCCAAGTGGGACATGTCATCTCCTAGGTTTGACAACAAACTGGATCATCTATTTTCCCCGACTTCTCGTTGTGCCTATAAAGACATTGTGCAGCTTTGCAGCCTGCAACCCTCTAAAAGAAATCCTCATTTATTTTATagaaacaaagaagaaacaaaaaagtccACATTCCTGCTCATCTGAGGCAGGAGAACACCAAGATTGTTTTATAACATTTCTACTGGTATGTCTCCCATGACTCCAATTTACTAATAGTTCACTTCATGTCTGAAATAAGGCTGGCTCCACACAAAGACACCCACTGATGACACAGAGTCACAGTACTGCAAAACCTCGTGGAGAGCAACGTCTCTAATTCAAATACCAGGATTTGTCCAAGGGACAGAGAACACATATCTGAACCACCAGGCCACAGAGGTAAGAAAAAGATATTTAGTGATGTTTATGAATGATAAAATAACACAATGGTTAGAACATTATGACATGGACAAACAATGTTTGTTTGCCCAAACTGATGTTGTGTTCTCTTGTGCTTGAGTATACTGGGTGAACTTAATGACTTTTGTCAGCTTTTAATAAAGCATTATCCTTATCCTTTTCACTCTGCAGCTTTCAATTTGTGACCTCTAATGTGTGCTTTTTTGCAGGTAACAAAGGCCTGCGTCACCATGAAGTTATCTGTCGCTCTGGTTTTTGCATTTGTTCTCCCACTCATCAGGGCTCAGGTGCCCCACTGGGGACCATGTCCCGAACCTGCCGTTCAACCCACGTTCAACCTCAAACAGGTACAAACAGGAAAACTACTACTTCGTAAAGTAAAGTATTACCAGATATTACTATTATAGTTTGTAAAGGCAGCGCTACCTTAAAGTACTGTACATACTGGAGAGTGTTTTACTCTGCAAGGATGCATCAtgttttttcatccttttttaaatctgaaCCGGCAATGCAACTAGTAActaaatatgttaaataaatctTGCGAAGTGGAGAGCACAATATGTCTCttagtggagtagaagtataatgTAACCTCAAAGAGAAAAGTGcttcagtaaatgtacttattCCACTGCTGGTAAAGGTCTGAGTGGACACATGCCATACATTTTACTGAATCCACTAAAGTATGTAGATTTATTCATACTCTCCGCTCACACTGCTCTAAATTGTCTTTGAACTCGTGTGTGCTTTTGTGCCCTTGCAGTTTATGGGGAGATGGTTTGAAATTGCCAAACTGCCGGCCCAGTTTGAGAGGGGCCGGTGCATTGAAACCAATTTCACTTTGAAGACAGACAAGTCCATTCGAGTGGTCAGCTCTGAAATACTGTGAGTCCCATCTGCAATTTCTTTGTGCAAATCTGGAGTCAGGAGGTGATATTTACATggtgtgtgtttcctttcaATCCAACATGAAATTTGACTGTCTGgaataaacagaaaaggagagctGAGGAAAATCGAAGGGACTGGAGTCATAGAGGATATGAAGAACCCAGCCAAGCTGGGAATAAGTTATTCCTACGGTAAGCATGACTACATTTGCAATAATTTTTAGAATAACTGCTACTGTTGTGTGTTAAGGGATTTATGGTAATGTtagtgtgtttctttctctttcttgggTCTTGTTTTGTGAACCACAGTCCTGCCCTACTCCCCTTACTGGATCCTGTCCACTGACTATGTGAATTCTGCCCTGGTGTATTCCTGCACGGACGTCCTGAGGCTCTTCCATGTCGACTTTGCCTGGATCCTGGGCCGAACGCGAACCCTGCCAGAAGCCACCATCGAGAAAGCCAAGGAGATCTTCGCCAACAACAACATTGATGTGACCAGGATGATCGCCAGCAAGCAGCAGGGCTGTGAGAAAACTCTCTGAGCAGTGGTGGAACACAGCACAAGATGGCGCTGTTAGCGACAAGGAGTCCATCTTTgacttattttgttttatggTGATTGTGACCGGGAGGGTAGACGTAACTCAGTTACtcagtttatttatgtgttgGACAGAGTTTTCCTGCctttttaaaggaccagtgtatAGGATTTAGGGGGATCTATTAGAAGAAATAGAACATAGTATTtataattctgtttttattactgtaTAATCTGgaacagacaaaccaaacactgactCCAGAGAGGGCCTTTACCTGAAGGCCACCATAGTCTCTCCTACATGCTTGGAAAGGGAGGAGTGAGTGGAGAGGTATTTAGTCGGATGCAATCTGTAgcctcaccactagatgtcactaaatcctacacactgatactttaagacaaaataaatgtttacagCACAAAATAACTGCATGcttatactgtacattatagCAAGTAGTTTAATGTGAGGTTGTTTTAAGTATAATAGCATACATGAATACTAAGCCATCGTTTACCCAACATAATATATTAAACACATCACTGGTTGTTATATTACAATCTGAGAGTAATGCTCTGCACAGTTTTGTCAGTGAAGCTGGTCATTTTGtcaaaatggattttttttttcatttttttcatttgcagtaTAAAGTTGTAGAGTCAAATAATATTGATTAAATCTGACATTTATGCCACAAACTGGAAACATAAAGCATCTAATTAGAGTAAATAAAAGTCAGTTGAACTTACCTCATGTGAGCTTCCTTGATTCCTAGGGCACCATCACTCTTTATCACTCTAATAGagtttttaatgtatgtttatCCATGTGGAGAGCAGGATTTTAAAAGAAGTTCAcgttttgtatttaaatatcttaatctgtaaagtaactttTTGTAACTAAAGTACAAATACCTTGAATTTGTACTTTGAGTACGGTGCTTGAGAGAATGTagttagttactttccacctctgaaattaaatgaatggaGACACTATTTTGTCCATGAAGGTAGCGGAACCGTTGTCTTCTGGCCTAACTTTCACGTCGGATTTATTTTCAGCCGGCGCTACACTTGATTATCTGTGTAGTTGAGAGAACTGAGTGAAACCAGACGAAAATACTTCGTGTTTTTGTT
The DNA window shown above is from Lates calcarifer isolate ASB-BC8 linkage group LG4, TLL_Latcal_v3, whole genome shotgun sequence and carries:
- the apoda.1 gene encoding apolipoprotein Da, duplicate 1; its protein translation is MKLSVALVFAFVLPLIRAQVPHWGPCPEPAVQPTFNLKQFMGRWFEIAKLPAQFERGRCIETNFTLKTDKSIRVVSSEILKGELRKIEGTGVIEDMKNPAKLGISYSYVLPYSPYWILSTDYVNSALVYSCTDVLRLFHVDFAWILGRTRTLPEATIEKAKEIFANNNIDVTRMIASKQQGCEKTL